Proteins encoded together in one Thermophilibacter immobilis window:
- a CDS encoding cysteine hydrolase family protein: MQLDRDVCALLVIDAIEAVDDDRVYDPDTATRAYRAQVARTVAACHRAGVPVIFCNDEHVRGLDHELDLWGEHGIAGRTRIFGEIEVGQGDLVIPKRRYSGFFQTDLDLTLRELGTRTVIAVGADTNICVLHTLADAFFNNYASVVVSDATMTFLCGTQDFALEHCERCYGSAICTVAELEGALA; encoded by the coding sequence ATGCAGCTGGACAGGGACGTCTGCGCCCTTCTGGTCATCGATGCGATCGAGGCCGTCGACGACGATAGGGTCTACGACCCGGACACGGCCACGAGGGCCTATCGCGCCCAGGTCGCGCGCACCGTGGCAGCCTGCCACCGGGCGGGCGTTCCCGTCATCTTCTGCAACGACGAGCATGTCAGGGGGCTTGACCACGAGCTCGATCTCTGGGGCGAGCACGGCATCGCGGGCCGCACGCGCATCTTCGGCGAGATCGAGGTGGGGCAGGGCGACCTCGTGATCCCCAAGCGTCGCTACTCGGGCTTCTTCCAGACCGACCTCGACCTTACCCTGCGAGAGCTGGGCACAAGGACCGTCATCGCCGTGGGCGCCGACACCAACATCTGCGTCCTGCACACCCTGGCCGATGCCTTCTTCAACAACTACGCCTCCGTCGTGGTCTCCGACGCCACGATGACCTTCCTCTGCGGCACGCAGGACTTCGCGCTCGAGCACTGCGAGAGGTGCTACGGCTCCGCGATCTGCACGGTGGCCGAGCTCGAGGGCGCCCTGGCGTAG
- a CDS encoding MGMT family protein, whose protein sequence is MDSLFERTYEVVRQVPEGRVASYGQVARMLGEPRKARFVGFALHASPGMAGGVPCHRVVFKDGSLAPGFAFGGPDEQRRLLEGEGVSFLPNGRVDMDRCAWEA, encoded by the coding sequence GTGGATTCCCTTTTCGAGCGCACCTACGAGGTGGTCAGGCAGGTCCCCGAGGGACGGGTCGCGTCCTACGGGCAGGTGGCCCGCATGCTCGGCGAGCCAAGAAAGGCGCGCTTCGTGGGCTTCGCCCTGCACGCGAGCCCCGGCATGGCCGGGGGCGTCCCCTGCCACCGCGTGGTCTTCAAGGATGGCTCGCTCGCGCCCGGCTTCGCCTTCGGCGGGCCGGACGAGCAGCGCCGCCTGCTCGAGGGCGAGGGCGTGAGCTTTCTGCCGAACGGACGAGTGGACATGGATCGCTGCGCCTGGGAGGCGTGA
- a CDS encoding type IV toxin-antitoxin system AbiEi family antitoxin domain-containing protein encodes MAKIDDIYGAADDYGLVTSADARALGASDAEVVQYAARGRLERVARGVYRVPVWPYQEQAPYAIAVRAAGEGAYLYGESVVALLGLCPTDPRAIRVATPRRTRRSLGEGVRLVWRRHPDRVTLYEGIACQKAADAIREATRTLGPLRAVDAAREAERRGYVTPAELAEIEGEVGAHA; translated from the coding sequence ATGGCTAAGATAGATGACATATACGGGGCGGCCGACGACTACGGCCTCGTGACGTCCGCGGACGCGAGGGCGCTCGGCGCCTCCGACGCGGAGGTGGTGCAGTACGCGGCGCGCGGCAGGCTCGAGCGCGTGGCCAGGGGCGTCTACCGAGTGCCCGTGTGGCCCTACCAGGAGCAGGCCCCCTACGCGATCGCCGTGAGGGCCGCGGGCGAGGGCGCCTACCTCTACGGCGAGTCCGTGGTGGCGCTCCTCGGGCTCTGCCCCACCGACCCGCGCGCAATCCGGGTGGCGACGCCCAGGAGGACCAGGCGCAGCCTCGGCGAGGGCGTGAGGCTCGTCTGGCGGAGGCACCCGGACAGGGTCACGCTGTACGAGGGCATAGCCTGCCAGAAGGCTGCCGACGCGATCCGCGAGGCGACGAGGACCCTGGGACCCCTCCGCGCCGTCGACGCGGCGCGCGAGGCGGAGCGGAGGGGCTACGTCACGCCGGCCGAGCTTGCGGAGATCGAGGGGGAGGTGGGCGCCCATGCCTAG
- a CDS encoding proline iminopeptidase-family hydrolase — protein MAKITEGSVAFRGYQTHYCIVGENDPGRLPLLVLNGGPGMPHDYMESLDPLAEGGRQVIYYDQIGCGRSTVPEGALRYDAQLFVEELKVVRETLGLERLHILGQSWGTVLMLLYLLQEKPVGVASIVVSSGLPSAKLWIREAGKLKGLLPPEMRAALDEADRTGDYDSSAAQAAGDEFYRRHVCSLDPKDWPESVKRSFSQTGPAYQEMQGASEFVFTGNLRTYDVEDQLKDVTQPALVISGEFDECTPLIAKEFYDRLPNAEEWLLIEDGTHLCNVEFPDLYNETVERFVTRHE, from the coding sequence ATGGCCAAGATCACAGAGGGCAGCGTCGCGTTCAGGGGCTATCAGACCCACTACTGCATCGTCGGCGAGAATGACCCCGGCAGGCTGCCTCTGCTCGTCCTCAACGGCGGGCCCGGCATGCCGCACGACTACATGGAGAGCCTGGACCCGCTGGCCGAGGGCGGCAGGCAGGTCATCTACTACGACCAGATCGGCTGCGGCAGGTCCACGGTGCCCGAGGGCGCCCTGCGCTACGACGCGCAGCTGTTCGTGGAGGAGCTCAAGGTCGTTCGCGAGACCCTGGGCCTCGAGCGTCTCCACATCCTCGGACAGTCGTGGGGCACCGTCCTGATGCTCCTCTACCTGCTGCAAGAGAAGCCCGTGGGCGTCGCCTCCATCGTCGTCTCCTCCGGGCTTCCGAGCGCCAAGCTCTGGATCAGGGAGGCCGGCAAGCTCAAGGGCCTGCTTCCGCCCGAGATGCGCGCGGCCCTCGACGAGGCCGACCGGACCGGCGACTACGACTCCTCCGCAGCCCAGGCCGCCGGTGACGAGTTCTATCGCCGCCACGTCTGCTCGCTGGACCCCAAGGACTGGCCCGAAAGCGTCAAGAGGAGCTTCTCGCAGACGGGCCCCGCTTACCAGGAGATGCAGGGCGCGAGCGAGTTCGTGTTCACCGGCAACCTCAGGACCTACGACGTCGAGGACCAGCTGAAGGACGTCACCCAGCCAGCCCTGGTCATCTCCGGCGAGTTCGACGAGTGCACCCCGCTCATCGCCAAGGAGTTCTACGACCGCCTGCCCAACGCCGAGGAGTGGCTGCTCATCGAGGACGGTACGCACCTGTGCAACGTCGAGTTCCCCGACCTCTACAACGAGACCGTCGAGCGGTTCGTCACCCGCCACGAGTAG
- a CDS encoding nucleotidyl transferase AbiEii/AbiGii toxin family protein, translated as MPRRPNSMRHLDDAIRRASGGTADGYVRMRTLVANAIVAQMLPDGVVKGGSAVRMRFGSGATRYTTDLDTATASDPDEYAARLSEALAAGWEGFTGRVVRREPAAPPGIPGEYVMRPFDVKLSYLGKPWCTVPLEVGFDEIGDAERADATSQVEASDALERLGFPAVGDVALMDLCYQVAQKLHGLTSGGDRVRDLVDLQLIMGNADVDLARTRRVCVRLFAYRKAQQWPPRVVSGEGWDELYAAQAEGLGVLQDLAEAIAWANGLVARIDAAR; from the coding sequence ATGCCTAGGCGCCCGAACAGCATGAGGCACCTGGACGACGCCATCCGGAGGGCCTCCGGCGGCACCGCCGACGGCTACGTGCGCATGCGCACCCTCGTGGCGAACGCGATAGTGGCACAGATGCTGCCCGACGGCGTGGTGAAGGGCGGAAGCGCCGTCAGGATGCGCTTCGGGTCCGGGGCCACGCGCTACACGACCGACCTCGACACCGCCACGGCGAGCGACCCGGACGAGTACGCTGCGAGGCTGTCCGAGGCGCTCGCCGCCGGATGGGAGGGCTTCACCGGCCGCGTCGTGCGACGCGAGCCCGCCGCGCCACCGGGCATCCCCGGCGAGTACGTGATGCGTCCCTTCGACGTGAAGCTCTCCTACCTGGGAAAGCCCTGGTGCACGGTGCCCCTAGAGGTGGGGTTCGACGAGATTGGTGACGCCGAGCGGGCCGACGCGACCAGCCAGGTCGAGGCGTCGGACGCCCTCGAGAGGCTCGGGTTCCCCGCCGTCGGGGACGTGGCCCTCATGGACCTCTGCTACCAGGTGGCCCAGAAGCTACACGGGCTCACGAGCGGCGGCGACCGCGTGCGCGACCTCGTTGACCTCCAGCTCATCATGGGCAACGCCGACGTGGACCTGGCGCGCACGAGGCGGGTCTGCGTGAGGCTCTTCGCCTACCGGAAGGCCCAGCAATGGCCGCCCAGGGTCGTCTCCGGAGAGGGCTGGGACGAGCTCTACGCCGCCCAGGCGGAGGGGCTCGGCGTGCTGCAGGACCTCGCGGAAGCCATCGCGTGGGCCAACGGACTCGTCGCCCGCATCGATGCCGCACGGTAG
- the pflB gene encoding formate C-acetyltransferase codes for MALREEWQGFSAGHWTDDVNVRDFIQRNYTQYDGDESFLAGPTEATDKLWGKVQELQKQERSNGGVLDCETEVVSGLTAYGPGYIDPELKDLEKVVGLQTDKPLKRAFMPYGGIKMAQQAAESYGYKINSKYDQIFSEYHKTHNQAVFDAYTPEMRAARHSHVITGLPDTYGRGRIVGDYRRVALYGIDFLIAKKQEDLLNCGDGTMTDDVIRLREEISEQIRALRGIKAMAKIYGYDISQPARDAHEAVQWLYFGYLAAIKTQNGAAMSVGRISTFLDIYIQRDLVAGKIDEAQAQELIDHLVLKFRMVKFARIPSYNELFSGDPVWATLEMAGLGQDGRHMVTKNDFRFLHTLENMGPAPEPNLTVLYSKRLPEAFRRYAAKISITTSSIQYENDDVMRPVWGDDYSICCCVSATQTGKEMQFFGARANLAKCLNYAINGGKDLKYTDKQGNHMQVGPELAPITSEYLDYDEVMHKFGIMMDWLAGLYVNILDLIQYMHDKYYYEAAEMALIDTDVRRTFATGIAGFSHVVDSLSAIKYARVRTVRDESGLVVDYVPEGDFPRYGNDDDRADDIAVWLLKTFMAKIKKHHTYRNSEPTTSILTITSNVVYGKATGALPDGRPAYTPFSPGANPSYGAEKNGLLASLNSVAKLPYEYALDGISNTQTINPGALGTDEQQRIGNLVNVLDGYFANGAHHLNVNVFGVEKLKDAMEHPEKPEYANFTIRVSGYAVKFIDLTREQQLDVIARTCHDHM; via the coding sequence ATGGCACTACGTGAAGAATGGCAGGGCTTCTCGGCAGGTCACTGGACGGACGACGTGAACGTCCGCGACTTCATCCAGCGCAACTACACCCAGTACGACGGCGACGAGTCGTTCCTCGCCGGCCCCACCGAGGCCACCGACAAGCTCTGGGGCAAGGTCCAGGAGCTCCAGAAGCAGGAGCGCTCCAACGGCGGCGTGCTCGACTGCGAGACCGAGGTCGTCTCGGGCCTCACCGCATACGGCCCCGGCTACATCGACCCCGAGCTCAAGGACCTCGAGAAGGTCGTTGGCCTTCAGACCGACAAGCCCCTGAAGCGCGCCTTCATGCCCTACGGCGGCATCAAGATGGCCCAGCAGGCGGCAGAGAGCTACGGCTACAAGATCAACTCCAAGTACGACCAGATCTTCAGTGAGTACCACAAGACCCACAACCAGGCCGTCTTTGACGCCTACACCCCCGAGATGCGCGCCGCCCGCCACAGCCACGTAATTACTGGCCTGCCCGACACCTATGGCCGCGGCCGCATCGTGGGCGACTACCGTCGCGTGGCGCTCTACGGCATCGACTTCCTTATCGCCAAGAAGCAGGAGGACCTGCTCAACTGCGGCGACGGCACCATGACCGACGACGTCATCCGCCTGCGCGAGGAGATCTCCGAGCAGATCCGCGCGCTCAGGGGCATCAAGGCTATGGCCAAGATCTACGGCTACGACATCTCCCAGCCTGCGCGCGACGCGCACGAGGCGGTGCAGTGGCTCTACTTTGGCTACCTGGCTGCCATCAAGACCCAGAACGGCGCCGCCATGTCCGTGGGCCGCATCTCCACGTTCCTTGACATCTACATCCAGCGCGACCTCGTGGCGGGCAAGATCGACGAGGCCCAGGCGCAGGAGCTCATCGACCACCTGGTCCTCAAGTTCCGCATGGTCAAGTTCGCGCGCATCCCCAGCTACAACGAGCTGTTCTCCGGCGACCCCGTGTGGGCCACGCTCGAGATGGCCGGCCTTGGCCAGGACGGCCGCCACATGGTGACCAAGAACGATTTCCGCTTCCTGCACACGCTCGAGAACATGGGCCCCGCGCCCGAGCCCAACCTCACGGTGCTCTACTCTAAGCGCCTGCCCGAGGCCTTCCGTCGCTACGCGGCCAAGATCTCCATCACCACCAGCTCGATCCAGTACGAGAACGACGACGTCATGCGCCCGGTGTGGGGTGACGATTACAGCATCTGCTGCTGCGTCTCGGCGACCCAGACCGGCAAGGAGATGCAGTTCTTTGGCGCCCGCGCGAACCTCGCCAAGTGCCTGAACTACGCCATCAACGGCGGCAAGGACCTCAAGTACACCGACAAGCAGGGCAACCACATGCAGGTTGGCCCCGAGCTTGCCCCCATCACGAGCGAGTACCTCGACTACGATGAGGTCATGCACAAGTTCGGCATCATGATGGACTGGCTGGCCGGCCTGTACGTGAACATCCTCGACCTCATCCAGTACATGCACGACAAGTACTACTACGAGGCCGCTGAGATGGCCCTCATCGACACCGACGTGCGCCGCACCTTCGCCACCGGCATCGCGGGCTTCAGCCACGTGGTGGACTCGCTCTCGGCCATCAAGTACGCCCGCGTGCGCACCGTGCGCGACGAGTCCGGCCTGGTCGTCGACTACGTGCCCGAGGGCGACTTCCCGCGCTACGGCAACGACGACGACCGCGCCGACGACATCGCCGTGTGGCTGCTCAAGACCTTCATGGCCAAGATCAAGAAGCACCACACCTACCGCAACTCCGAGCCCACGACGTCCATCCTCACCATCACGTCCAACGTGGTGTACGGCAAGGCCACCGGCGCGCTGCCCGACGGCCGCCCTGCCTACACGCCCTTCTCGCCCGGTGCCAACCCCAGCTACGGCGCCGAGAAGAACGGCCTGCTCGCAAGCCTCAACTCCGTGGCGAAGCTGCCCTACGAGTACGCACTCGACGGCATCTCCAACACGCAGACCATCAACCCCGGCGCGCTTGGCACCGACGAGCAGCAGCGCATCGGTAACCTGGTGAACGTGCTTGACGGCTACTTTGCCAACGGCGCGCACCACCTCAACGTCAACGTCTTTGGCGTCGAGAAGCTCAAGGACGCTATGGAGCACCCCGAGAAGCCCGAGTACGCCAACTTCACGATCCGCGTCTCCGGCTATGCGGTGAAGTTCATCGACCTCACGCGCGAGCAGCAGCTCGACGTGATCGCGCGCACCTGCCACGACCACATGTAG
- a CDS encoding cupin domain-containing protein produces MLPGAFGKGARRGDRGALPCGRRLPCAVGSSSPCGLGATEHDSSAAADGTPRLSDYAQRVIGELDLAPHPEGGWYRRTWQSALATDASGNRPLASCIYFLLPAGDASAWHVVDADELWLWHGPGAVTLELGGNGEQPDERGARRVTLRVDNHGACGELIVPAGVWQRTLPASEDALVSCVVSPGFTFDGFKLASQD; encoded by the coding sequence GTGCTTCCTGGGGCGTTTGGTAAGGGAGCTCGCCGAGGCGACCGAGGCGCACTCCCATGCGGGAGGCGGCTTCCCTGCGCGGTAGGGTCATCCTCACCGTGCGGACTAGGCGCTACCGAGCATGATAGCAGCGCGGCAGCAGATGGCACACCACGGCTCAGCGACTACGCGCAGCGCGTGATTGGTGAGCTGGACCTAGCACCGCACCCCGAGGGCGGGTGGTATCGCCGCACGTGGCAGTCGGCGTTGGCGACAGACGCTAGTGGGAATCGCCCACTTGCATCGTGCATCTATTTTCTGCTGCCGGCGGGTGACGCCAGCGCGTGGCATGTTGTCGACGCAGACGAGCTGTGGCTCTGGCACGGGCCCGGTGCGGTGACGCTCGAGCTGGGCGGCAACGGCGAGCAGCCTGACGAGCGCGGAGCGCGGCGCGTGACGCTGCGCGTAGACAATCACGGCGCCTGTGGCGAGCTGATTGTCCCCGCGGGGGTCTGGCAACGCACGCTTCCCGCCAGCGAAGATGCGCTGGTCTCCTGCGTGGTAAGCCCGGGCTTTACCTTCGACGGCTTCAAGCTGGCGTCTCAGGACTAG
- a CDS encoding tyrosine-type recombinase/integrase, translating into MPRNLSNGFVFKDERSGHWRAAISWQDDDGRQRRMTRNTPVACYPDRVSRKTGKVTRDNRGKGAAEDFLREWRDEEVRKDEELSGTVSCETPVYRYVLDYIDMKESTGNILASTADGYRWYAKHLLGTELGKTPVGQVTARQIQEFERDMVQDGYGGNTVSHTHVLLKTAFIRARRLGDIPSNPFDLVDAPKRPTKPINSLDATSVRQLNQTLGSVADPFSTAVLLALMTGMRQGEICALRWQDVDRVSRKIRVSHALTRANGTFALSTPKTRSSSRTIPYGDELARVLEARARAMHGEREAMGLDWDEGLFVVGSAVTGAWKSPMALGQEWRAFVRVARLVGSQGEPPRFHDLRHTFATMAIGSGVDVKTVSAILGHSNAAMTLNVYADALADSKKAGMDLMGRIMSAGLS; encoded by the coding sequence ATGCCGAGGAATCTGAGCAACGGGTTCGTCTTCAAGGACGAGAGGTCCGGCCACTGGAGGGCCGCAATCAGCTGGCAGGACGACGACGGCAGGCAGAGGAGGATGACGCGCAACACCCCCGTCGCCTGCTATCCCGACAGAGTGAGCAGGAAGACCGGGAAGGTCACCAGGGACAACCGCGGGAAGGGCGCCGCCGAGGACTTCCTCAGGGAGTGGCGCGACGAGGAGGTCCGAAAGGACGAGGAGCTCTCCGGCACCGTCTCCTGCGAGACGCCGGTATACCGCTACGTCCTCGACTACATAGACATGAAGGAGTCCACCGGCAACATCCTCGCCTCCACGGCGGACGGCTACCGCTGGTACGCGAAGCACCTCCTGGGCACCGAGCTCGGCAAGACCCCCGTGGGGCAGGTCACCGCGAGGCAGATCCAGGAGTTCGAACGCGACATGGTGCAGGACGGCTACGGCGGCAACACCGTCTCCCACACCCACGTGCTGCTCAAGACCGCATTCATCAGGGCGCGCAGGCTGGGCGACATCCCTTCGAACCCCTTCGACCTCGTCGATGCTCCGAAGAGGCCCACGAAGCCGATAAACTCCCTCGACGCCACGAGCGTCCGGCAGCTCAACCAGACGCTCGGGAGCGTCGCCGACCCGTTCTCCACGGCCGTGCTCCTCGCGCTCATGACGGGGATGAGGCAGGGCGAGATATGCGCCCTCAGGTGGCAGGATGTCGACCGCGTGTCGCGCAAGATCCGGGTCTCGCACGCGCTCACGAGGGCGAACGGCACCTTCGCGCTCTCCACGCCGAAGACCAGGAGCTCGTCCAGGACCATCCCCTACGGCGACGAGCTCGCACGCGTACTTGAGGCGAGGGCGCGCGCCATGCACGGCGAGCGCGAGGCGATGGGCCTCGACTGGGACGAGGGGCTCTTCGTCGTGGGCAGCGCCGTCACCGGCGCCTGGAAGAGCCCGATGGCGCTGGGGCAGGAGTGGCGGGCGTTCGTGCGGGTGGCGAGGCTCGTGGGCTCCCAGGGCGAGCCGCCGAGGTTCCACGACCTCAGGCACACCTTCGCGACGATGGCGATCGGCTCCGGCGTGGACGTGAAGACCGTGAGCGCCATCCTCGGCCACTCCAACGCCGCGATGACCTTGAACGTCTACGCCGACGCGCTCGCAGACAGCAAGAAGGCCGGCATGGACCTCATGGGCAGGATCATGTCCGCGGGGCTCTCGTAG
- the pflA gene encoding pyruvate formate-lyase-activating protein — translation MQGRVHSTESFGSADGPGVRFIVFLQGCPMRCRYCHNPDTWALDRGTLMEPAELLDQAERYRSYWGREGGITVSGGEALLQPEFVAELFEAAHARGINTCLDTSLAPFTRQQPFYQAWERIMAACDLVLADIKHIDPVEHRALTGHSNENILDALRWLSNAGVPVWIRHVLVPGITDNDEYLRRTADFIKTLSNVRRVDVLPYHSLGVYKWDELGIPYTLRDTQPPSKERVENAERILGAAVSGLPQA, via the coding sequence ATGCAGGGACGTGTTCACTCGACCGAGTCATTTGGCTCGGCGGACGGCCCGGGCGTACGCTTCATTGTCTTCCTCCAGGGATGTCCCATGCGCTGCCGCTACTGCCACAATCCCGATACCTGGGCCCTCGACCGCGGCACCCTCATGGAGCCGGCCGAGCTGCTCGACCAGGCAGAACGTTATCGAAGCTACTGGGGGCGTGAGGGCGGCATCACCGTCTCGGGTGGTGAGGCACTGCTCCAGCCGGAGTTTGTGGCGGAGCTCTTCGAAGCCGCCCACGCCCGCGGCATCAACACGTGCCTGGACACCTCGCTCGCGCCCTTCACCCGCCAGCAGCCATTCTACCAGGCATGGGAACGCATCATGGCCGCCTGTGACCTGGTTCTCGCAGACATCAAGCACATCGACCCCGTCGAGCACCGTGCCCTCACCGGCCACTCTAACGAGAACATCCTCGACGCCCTGCGCTGGCTCTCCAACGCAGGAGTACCCGTGTGGATCCGCCACGTGCTGGTCCCCGGCATCACCGACAACGACGAGTACCTCCGTCGCACCGCGGACTTCATCAAGACGCTCTCGAACGTCCGCCGCGTCGACGTGCTCCCCTACCACAGCCTGGGCGTCTACAAGTGGGACGAGCTCGGCATACCTTACACGCTGCGCGACACCCAGCCGCCCAGCAAGGAACGTGTGGAAAACGCGGAACGAATCCTCGGCGCGGCCGTGTCGGGGCTTCCGCAGGCATAG
- a CDS encoding ABC-F family ATP-binding cassette domain-containing protein has product MGILIGLERVSHEWPGKPVLVDQSMGIDEGDRIGVVGRNGDGKSTLLRIAGHLLEPDAGSVTWRGNLTVGCLGQGDSLDDDSTVGRAVVGDVPDYVWASDARIRRIVDELIGDLDWDAPVGELSGGQRRRCDLARLLAGDYDVLLMDEPTNHLDLRAIEWLADHLRTRWPEGQGALIVVTHDRWFLDEVCERMWEVHDRRIEPFEGGYSAYVQQRVERDCQAAATEERRQNTLRKELNWLSHGAQARSSKPKFRIDAARALIANDPPLRNPLELRRLAVSRLGKQVIEMDRVTFAYPDATPIVEGLDWLIGPGDRYGILGANGAGKSTLLRLMTGRLAPTAGTVKIGASVRFGWMSQHLDALSQKEDWRVLEVLARYRRSYVVGGKEQSPTQLAEGLGFEQRELQSFVRDLSGGQRRRLALLCVILDEPNVLVLDEPGNDLDTDMLAVMEDLLDGWPGTLLLVSHDRYLMERVTDDQFALVDGRVRHVPGGVDEYLRLLEEYAEGADERPVSAPHAGATPKPSGLTNVERRELKKRFDAVGRRLEKVQGAPDELRARMAEVSATDYAALMDAQAELDRALSEIDDLESEWLELSDELGIE; this is encoded by the coding sequence GTGGGCATCCTCATCGGGCTCGAGCGCGTGAGCCACGAGTGGCCCGGCAAGCCCGTCCTGGTTGACCAGTCCATGGGCATCGACGAGGGCGACCGCATCGGCGTGGTGGGCAGAAACGGCGACGGCAAGTCGACGCTGCTGCGCATCGCGGGGCACCTCCTCGAGCCGGACGCGGGCTCGGTCACCTGGCGCGGCAACCTCACCGTGGGCTGTCTCGGCCAGGGCGACTCCCTCGACGACGACTCGACCGTGGGCCGTGCCGTGGTGGGTGACGTGCCCGACTACGTCTGGGCCTCCGACGCGCGCATCCGCCGCATCGTGGACGAGCTCATCGGCGACCTCGACTGGGACGCGCCGGTGGGCGAGCTCTCCGGCGGTCAGCGCCGCCGCTGCGACCTGGCACGCCTGCTCGCGGGCGACTACGACGTCCTGCTCATGGACGAGCCCACCAACCACCTCGACCTGCGCGCGATCGAGTGGCTCGCCGACCATCTGCGCACCCGCTGGCCCGAGGGCCAGGGCGCCCTCATCGTGGTCACCCATGACCGCTGGTTTCTGGACGAGGTCTGCGAGCGCATGTGGGAGGTCCACGACCGTCGGATCGAGCCGTTCGAGGGCGGCTACTCCGCCTACGTGCAGCAGCGCGTCGAGCGTGACTGTCAGGCGGCCGCCACCGAGGAGCGCCGCCAGAACACCCTACGCAAGGAGCTCAACTGGCTCTCCCACGGCGCCCAGGCCCGCTCGAGCAAGCCGAAGTTCCGTATCGACGCCGCCCGTGCCCTCATCGCGAACGACCCGCCGCTGAGAAACCCGCTCGAGCTCAGGCGCCTCGCCGTGAGCCGGCTGGGCAAGCAGGTCATCGAGATGGACCGCGTGACGTTCGCCTACCCGGACGCCACGCCGATCGTGGAGGGCCTCGACTGGCTCATCGGGCCCGGGGACCGCTACGGCATCCTCGGCGCCAACGGGGCCGGAAAGTCCACGCTGCTGCGCCTCATGACGGGACGCCTGGCTCCCACCGCGGGCACGGTCAAGATCGGGGCCTCGGTGCGCTTCGGGTGGATGTCGCAGCATCTCGACGCCCTCTCCCAGAAGGAGGACTGGCGCGTCCTGGAGGTTCTCGCGCGCTACAGGCGCAGCTACGTCGTGGGCGGCAAGGAGCAGAGCCCTACGCAGCTCGCAGAGGGCCTCGGCTTCGAGCAGCGCGAGCTCCAGAGCTTCGTGCGCGACCTGTCCGGTGGCCAGCGCCGCCGCCTGGCCCTGCTCTGCGTGATCCTCGACGAGCCCAACGTGCTCGTCCTCGACGAGCCGGGAAACGACCTGGACACGGACATGCTCGCCGTCATGGAGGACCTGCTCGACGGCTGGCCCGGGACGCTGCTGCTGGTGAGCCACGACCGCTACCTCATGGAGCGCGTGACCGACGACCAGTTCGCCCTCGTGGACGGCCGGGTGCGCCACGTGCCCGGCGGCGTGGACGAGTACCTGCGGCTGCTCGAGGAGTATGCGGAGGGCGCCGACGAGAGGCCCGTCTCCGCACCACACGCGGGCGCGACCCCGAAGCCGTCCGGCCTCACCAACGTCGAGCGCCGCGAGCTCAAGAAGCGCTTCGACGCCGTGGGCCGCAGGCTCGAGAAGGTCCAGGGAGCGCCCGACGAGCTGCGCGCGAGGATGGCGGAGGTTTCCGCGACGGACTACGCGGCCCTCATGGACGCCCAGGCCGAGCTCGACCGCGCCCTGTCCGAGATAGACGACCTCGAGTCCGAGTGGCTCGAGCTCTCCGACGAGCTCGGCATCGAGTAG
- a CDS encoding Crp/Fnr family transcriptional regulator, with amino-acid sequence MHVAHDDNIPCQQCEDCGFKAANGTCVNRIRLFAGLPDNAKHDLLARSVRSTHRRGDILVHEGDPIDSVLIVRSGRIKTFRIDPDGVEYVLDVLHDGQAIWHGMFLEDNVYHYSVGCLTRVELCSIHRTDFEAMLSEHPDAAMGLIRMVCTELDDAEEKAMMLGIRDPRRRVAQYLLLRDERCMGTEIHLGLEDIAASVGLRPETVSRAISSLSKEGLVERVGRGRLRIIDRDGMRGV; translated from the coding sequence ATGCACGTGGCCCACGACGACAACATACCCTGCCAGCAGTGCGAGGACTGCGGCTTCAAAGCGGCAAACGGCACCTGCGTGAACAGGATTCGCCTGTTCGCGGGCCTGCCCGACAACGCGAAGCACGATCTTCTCGCCCGCTCGGTTCGTTCCACCCACCGGCGCGGGGACATCCTGGTGCACGAGGGCGACCCCATCGACTCAGTCCTTATCGTACGGTCTGGGCGAATCAAAACCTTCCGCATCGACCCCGACGGCGTGGAGTACGTACTCGACGTGCTGCACGATGGACAGGCAATCTGGCACGGAATGTTCCTCGAGGACAACGTCTACCACTACTCCGTAGGCTGCCTTACCCGCGTTGAGCTGTGCTCCATTCACCGTACGGACTTCGAGGCCATGCTCTCGGAGCACCCCGACGCCGCCATGGGACTCATCCGCATGGTGTGCACCGAGCTGGATGACGCGGAAGAAAAGGCCATGATGCTGGGCATTCGCGACCCGCGGCGACGCGTGGCGCAGTACCTGCTGCTTCGTGACGAGCGCTGCATGGGCACCGAAATCCACCTTGGGCTGGAAGACATTGCGGCCTCGGTGGGCTTGCGGCCCGAGACCGTCTCTCGTGCGATATCCTCGCTGAGCAAGGAGGGGCTGGTCGAGCGCGTGGGCCGCGGGCGGCTGCGCATCATCGACCGCGACGGCATGCGCGGGGTGTAG